Proteins from one Chitinophaga oryzae genomic window:
- a CDS encoding S9 family peptidase gives MRSSSWFTPVCLGSAVLLLAATPRLQAQQQDVTFEQAFRGQTTDITQPLPVLKGWADADHYLEMRVLPASGRLQAMKVNARTGAATVYTAPVDGPSVEVRDRDVFYKAADGSNIRLTNDTLVEKNPTLSPDGKHVAFTRNNDLYSVEIASKKETRYTSDGTDVIYNGWSSWVYFEEILGRPTRYRAFWWSPDSKQIAYMHFDDTKVPVFPIYSEKGQHGYLENTRYPKAGDPNPAVKVGVVPVEGGNTVWADFNENDDQYFGMPFWTADSKQLWMQWMPRGQDNLKIYSIDPKSGAKKEIYSETQKTWIDWFDAVPFLQNNQGFLLQSDKTGWSHLYLHNMDGSLKKQLTSGNWTVKDVVCTDEKNQLIYFTARKEASTRFDLYKVSMKTGAITRLTFGNYNHVISMAPGGKYFITTYSNLQTPERMALLDNNGKVVRELGNAKGSKFGQYNLTKTELTTYKTRDGLVLPMTITLPVHLQPGKKYPVLISIYGGPNAGTVYDTWKFSPAFQWWSQEGVIQVAIDNRSSGQLGKMGMNYIHRQLGKYEIEDYMDAAMWLRAQPWADPARICMTGGSFGGYMTDMALTYGADVFTHGMANYAVTDWQLYDSHYTERYMDTPAENPEGYKITSVMTYADRYKGVLRMAHGTMDDNVHMQNVIQLADKLQSLNKHFEFMLYPGERHGWRGPNAKHASTETARFIYTHLLEKPFPAQFSAK, from the coding sequence ATGAGAAGTTCATCATGGTTTACACCCGTCTGCCTGGGCAGCGCCGTCCTGTTGCTGGCTGCCACGCCGCGTTTACAGGCACAGCAGCAGGATGTTACTTTTGAACAGGCGTTCAGAGGTCAGACCACCGATATTACCCAACCTTTGCCGGTACTGAAAGGCTGGGCAGACGCAGACCATTACCTGGAAATGCGCGTTCTTCCCGCTTCCGGCCGCCTTCAGGCCATGAAAGTAAACGCCCGCACCGGCGCCGCCACCGTATATACCGCCCCGGTAGACGGTCCCAGCGTCGAAGTACGCGACCGGGACGTCTTCTATAAAGCTGCAGACGGCAGCAACATCCGTCTGACGAACGACACCCTGGTGGAAAAAAATCCCACCCTCTCGCCGGACGGAAAACATGTGGCCTTCACCCGCAACAATGACCTGTACAGCGTGGAAATAGCCTCCAAAAAAGAAACCCGCTATACCAGCGACGGAACAGATGTGATCTACAACGGCTGGTCTTCCTGGGTTTACTTCGAAGAGATCCTCGGCCGCCCCACCCGCTACCGCGCTTTCTGGTGGAGCCCCGACAGTAAACAGATCGCCTATATGCATTTTGACGATACCAAAGTGCCTGTATTCCCCATCTACAGCGAAAAAGGACAACACGGCTACCTCGAAAACACCCGCTATCCCAAAGCCGGCGACCCTAACCCAGCGGTAAAAGTAGGCGTAGTGCCTGTGGAAGGCGGTAACACCGTGTGGGCCGACTTCAACGAAAATGATGACCAATACTTCGGCATGCCATTCTGGACAGCCGACAGCAAACAACTCTGGATGCAATGGATGCCCCGCGGCCAGGACAATCTGAAGATATACAGCATCGATCCGAAAAGCGGCGCTAAAAAAGAAATCTACAGCGAAACCCAGAAAACATGGATCGACTGGTTTGATGCCGTTCCTTTCCTGCAAAACAACCAGGGATTCCTGCTGCAGAGCGATAAAACCGGCTGGTCGCACCTCTATCTTCATAATATGGACGGCTCGCTGAAAAAACAGCTGACCAGCGGCAACTGGACCGTGAAAGATGTAGTCTGTACCGATGAAAAAAACCAGCTGATCTACTTTACGGCCCGTAAGGAAGCCTCTACCCGGTTTGATCTGTATAAAGTAAGCATGAAAACAGGCGCCATCACCCGGCTCACCTTCGGCAATTACAACCATGTGATCAGCATGGCGCCCGGTGGCAAATACTTCATCACCACCTACTCCAACCTGCAAACACCTGAGCGGATGGCATTGCTGGACAACAACGGCAAAGTGGTCCGGGAGCTGGGCAATGCCAAAGGCAGTAAGTTTGGCCAATACAATCTGACCAAAACGGAGCTGACGACCTATAAAACGCGTGACGGCCTGGTATTGCCCATGACCATCACCCTGCCGGTGCACCTGCAGCCTGGTAAAAAATATCCGGTCCTCATCAGCATCTACGGCGGTCCTAATGCAGGCACCGTTTACGATACCTGGAAATTCAGCCCTGCTTTCCAATGGTGGTCACAGGAAGGCGTTATACAGGTGGCCATCGATAACCGCAGCAGCGGCCAGCTGGGCAAAATGGGGATGAACTACATCCACCGTCAGCTGGGCAAATATGAGATTGAAGATTATATGGACGCCGCGATGTGGCTGCGGGCGCAGCCCTGGGCCGATCCGGCCAGGATATGTATGACCGGCGGCAGCTTTGGCGGCTATATGACCGATATGGCCCTGACCTATGGCGCCGATGTGTTTACCCATGGTATGGCCAACTATGCCGTTACCGACTGGCAATTATACGACAGCCACTATACAGAACGCTACATGGATACGCCCGCAGAGAACCCCGAAGGCTATAAAATCACTTCCGTGATGACGTATGCCGACCGTTACAAGGGCGTGCTCCGCATGGCGCATGGCACAATGGATGATAATGTGCACATGCAGAATGTTATTCAACTGGCAGACAAACTGCAAAGCCTGAACAAACATTTTGAGTTTATGCTTTATCCCGGCGAACGCCATGGCTGGAGAGGGCCAAATGCGAAGCATGCTTCCACAGAAACAGCCCGCTTCATTTACACCCACTTGCTGGAGAAGCCTTTCCCGGCTCAGTTCTCTGCCAAATAA
- the lysS gene encoding lysine--tRNA ligase, translating into MTQLSEQEIIRREKLQELQKLGIDPYPAAEYPVNDTSVNIKNNYSEATKEQFQDVCLAGRIMSVRDMGKAAFVELQDKAGRIQLYVRRDDICPGEDKTAYDVVFKKLMDIGDIIGVKGYAFITKTGATSIHAREVNILSKSLRPLPIVKSVEGQVFDEVTDPEFKYRQRYVDLVINPEVKDVFVKRTKILQTIRDFYNNLGYLEVETPILQPIPGGATARPFVTHHNALDMPLYLRIANELYLKRLIVGGFEGVYEFAKDFRNEGMDRTHNPEFTVMEMYAAYKDYEWMMRTTETLLEKVAVALHGTTEVLVGEKTIDFKAPFRRVPMYDAIKEHTGFDIDGMDEAQLRDVCKQLGIHVDAKFGKAKLIDEIFGEKCEGHYVQPTFITDYPVEMSPLTKKHRSKAGLVERFELIVNGKEIANAYSELNDPIDQRERFEEQVQLMERGDDEAMYIDYDFLRALEYGMPPTSGIGIGIDRLTMLMTNQPSIQDVLFFPQMKQEK; encoded by the coding sequence ATGACACAATTATCTGAGCAAGAGATTATACGCCGGGAAAAATTACAGGAGCTGCAAAAACTGGGCATCGACCCCTACCCTGCGGCAGAATACCCGGTCAATGATACTTCCGTTAACATAAAAAATAACTATTCGGAAGCCACCAAAGAGCAATTCCAGGATGTATGCCTGGCAGGTCGTATCATGAGCGTTCGTGATATGGGCAAGGCCGCTTTTGTGGAACTCCAGGATAAAGCCGGCCGTATCCAGCTGTATGTACGCCGCGACGACATCTGTCCCGGTGAAGACAAGACCGCGTACGACGTTGTTTTTAAGAAACTGATGGATATCGGTGATATCATCGGTGTAAAAGGCTATGCTTTTATCACCAAAACCGGCGCTACCTCCATTCATGCAAGGGAAGTGAACATACTGTCCAAATCCCTGCGTCCGCTGCCGATCGTTAAATCCGTGGAAGGACAGGTGTTTGACGAGGTGACCGATCCGGAATTCAAATACCGTCAGCGTTATGTGGACCTGGTGATCAACCCGGAAGTGAAAGATGTGTTCGTAAAAAGGACCAAAATCCTCCAGACCATCCGTGATTTCTATAATAACCTGGGCTACCTGGAAGTGGAAACACCGATCCTACAGCCTATCCCCGGCGGCGCTACCGCCCGCCCGTTCGTGACACACCACAACGCGCTGGATATGCCTTTGTACCTGCGTATCGCGAACGAATTATACCTGAAACGCCTGATCGTAGGCGGTTTTGAAGGGGTATACGAATTTGCGAAGGACTTCCGTAACGAAGGAATGGACCGTACCCATAACCCGGAATTCACCGTCATGGAGATGTACGCCGCCTACAAGGACTACGAATGGATGATGCGCACCACCGAAACCCTGCTCGAAAAAGTGGCGGTGGCGCTGCATGGCACTACGGAAGTACTGGTGGGCGAGAAAACCATCGACTTCAAAGCGCCTTTCCGCCGCGTCCCCATGTACGACGCTATTAAGGAACATACCGGCTTCGATATCGACGGCATGGACGAAGCACAGCTCCGCGATGTATGCAAACAGCTGGGCATCCATGTAGACGCCAAATTCGGTAAAGCCAAACTGATTGACGAAATTTTTGGCGAAAAATGCGAAGGCCACTACGTACAGCCGACCTTTATCACCGATTACCCGGTGGAAATGAGCCCGCTGACGAAAAAACACCGCAGCAAAGCCGGACTGGTAGAACGTTTTGAGCTGATTGTCAACGGTAAAGAGATCGCCAACGCCTACAGTGAGCTGAATGATCCTATCGACCAGCGCGAACGCTTCGAAGAACAGGTACAGCTCATGGAACGTGGCGATGATGAAGCCATGTATATCGACTACGATTTCCTCCGCGCCCTGGAATATGGCATGCCGCCTACTTCCGGCATCGGTATCGGTATCGATCGTCTGACTATGCTGATGACCAACCAGCCGTCCATCCAGGACGTCCTGTTCTTCCCGCAGATGAAGCAGGAAAAATAG
- a CDS encoding universal stress protein, with the protein MKTILVPTDFSDTAYNAATYALAMAPQLNVDRIVLYHAYELIVPIPDVPTAIPMVNPDDLRIASQEGLDKMQKELAPLAGAGVSIVTRADNTLLAATIDDVVKQEEAALIIMGITGGSKMEEILVGSNTIDVVKHTTCPVLIVPGKAVFKGIAKIVFACDLRQVADSTPIAPLKKLLAAFHAELHVINIDHESKHFSTDTPFETLMLDTLLEDYKPEYHFVDNPDVVQGITEFAESIQADLILTIPKKHGLFERIFKRSNTAKLAYQTHIPLLTIHE; encoded by the coding sequence ATGAAAACGATACTTGTACCCACTGATTTTTCTGATACCGCCTATAATGCAGCTACTTATGCGCTGGCGATGGCTCCACAGCTGAATGTTGACCGTATTGTGCTTTACCATGCCTATGAACTGATCGTACCAATCCCGGACGTGCCTACTGCCATTCCCATGGTTAATCCGGACGATCTGCGGATCGCTTCACAGGAAGGGTTGGATAAGATGCAAAAAGAACTTGCGCCGCTGGCAGGCGCCGGTGTGAGTATCGTGACGAGGGCGGACAATACGCTGCTGGCTGCCACCATTGACGATGTGGTAAAACAGGAAGAAGCAGCGCTCATCATCATGGGCATTACCGGTGGCAGTAAAATGGAAGAGATACTGGTAGGTTCCAATACCATCGATGTGGTGAAGCATACCACCTGCCCGGTGCTTATCGTTCCCGGAAAAGCAGTGTTTAAAGGCATCGCCAAAATCGTATTTGCCTGCGATCTGCGCCAGGTGGCCGACAGTACGCCGATCGCCCCGCTGAAGAAGCTGCTGGCCGCATTCCATGCGGAACTGCATGTGATCAATATAGACCATGAAAGCAAGCACTTCTCCACCGATACGCCTTTTGAAACGCTGATGCTGGATACGCTGCTGGAAGATTATAAGCCGGAATATCATTTTGTGGACAACCCGGACGTGGTGCAGGGTATCACGGAATTTGCCGAAAGCATACAGGCAGACCTGATCCTCACCATCCCGAAAAAACACGGCCTGTTTGAACGGATCTTTAAACGCAGTAATACCGCTAAACTGGCCTACCAGACGCATATTCCGCTGCTGACGATACACGAATAA
- a CDS encoding DUF4197 domain-containing protein — MLKKTLLVLLGVGCMHASQAQLLNKLKKLKNSSSTTTTNTTTSNTGGSFTENEAGSAIKEALAKGVANGIANLNKTDGFFGNELYKLLLPPDAVKIGNTLRAIGLGPQVDQAILQINRSAEKAVGYAAPIFVNAIKQMTLTDAINLVKGGNNSATEFFKSKTTDQLKAAFSPVVKGSLDSTSATRYYSDIVNTYNKLPTTFNKVNPNLQDYVTTMAVNALFDQIGKEEAAIRANPAARTTDILKKVFGNIL, encoded by the coding sequence ATGCTGAAAAAAACACTGTTGGTTCTCCTGGGCGTTGGCTGTATGCACGCCAGTCAGGCGCAATTGCTGAACAAACTGAAAAAGCTCAAAAATTCCAGCTCCACCACCACTACAAACACCACTACTTCCAACACCGGCGGCAGTTTCACTGAAAATGAAGCTGGTTCTGCCATCAAGGAAGCACTGGCGAAAGGCGTTGCCAATGGTATCGCCAATCTCAATAAAACAGACGGTTTCTTTGGCAATGAACTGTATAAGCTGTTATTGCCTCCTGACGCAGTGAAAATCGGTAATACCCTGCGTGCCATCGGTTTAGGCCCGCAGGTGGACCAGGCCATCCTGCAGATCAACCGCTCCGCAGAAAAAGCCGTAGGATACGCCGCGCCCATCTTTGTGAATGCCATCAAACAAATGACGCTTACAGATGCGATCAACCTGGTAAAAGGGGGTAACAATTCCGCTACCGAATTTTTCAAAAGCAAAACCACCGATCAGCTGAAAGCCGCTTTCTCTCCTGTAGTGAAAGGTTCGCTGGACAGCACCAGCGCTACCCGCTACTATTCAGACATCGTGAATACATACAACAAACTGCCGACGACATTCAATAAAGTGAATCCTAACCTGCAGGACTATGTGACTACGATGGCAGTGAACGCACTGTTCGACCAGATCGGTAAAGAAGAAGCGGCTATCCGCGCTAATCCTGCCGCCAGAACGACTGATATCCTGAAAAAAGTGTTCGGAAATATCCTGTAG
- a CDS encoding flavin reductase family protein, whose amino-acid sequence MKVVPSEIKTAELQAYLQGAIAPRPICFASTIDAEGQPNLSPFSFFNIFGTNPPTLIFSPSRRVRDNTTKHTLENVYATREVVINVVTYNMVQQTSLASCEYPSGINEFVKAGFTPVPSEKIKPFRVKESPVQMECVVKQIIETGNQGGAGNLVICEPVLIHINDDIFDAKGRIDPQKIDLVARMGGDYYCRASGDAVFEVPKPNTQLGIGVDALPLSIRNSAILSGNDLGKLGNVHEMPFVDPAFDDSHLKNIIQYYSLTPDEMERELHHYAKQLLEANKVGEAWQVLLSA is encoded by the coding sequence ATGAAGGTAGTTCCGTCTGAAATTAAGACCGCCGAGCTGCAGGCTTATCTGCAGGGCGCCATCGCCCCGCGCCCGATTTGTTTTGCCAGCACTATCGATGCGGAAGGGCAGCCTAACTTATCGCCTTTCAGTTTCTTCAATATATTCGGTACCAATCCGCCAACGCTGATATTTTCACCGTCCAGGCGCGTCCGCGACAACACCACCAAACACACGCTGGAAAACGTGTACGCCACCCGCGAAGTAGTGATCAATGTGGTCACCTACAACATGGTGCAACAAACATCACTGGCCAGTTGCGAATACCCATCAGGGATAAACGAATTTGTGAAGGCCGGCTTTACACCTGTGCCCTCAGAAAAAATAAAACCGTTCCGTGTAAAGGAAAGTCCCGTACAAATGGAATGCGTGGTAAAACAGATCATCGAAACCGGCAACCAGGGCGGCGCCGGCAACCTCGTTATCTGTGAACCGGTACTCATCCATATCAACGATGACATTTTCGATGCCAAAGGCAGAATAGACCCGCAGAAGATCGACCTGGTAGCCCGCATGGGCGGCGACTATTATTGCCGCGCTTCCGGCGATGCTGTCTTTGAAGTGCCCAAACCCAATACACAACTCGGAATCGGCGTAGATGCGTTACCGTTATCCATACGCAACAGCGCTATTCTCAGCGGCAATGATCTGGGCAAACTGGGCAACGTACATGAAATGCCTTTTGTAGATCCTGCATTTGATGATAGTCACCTTAAAAACATCATCCAGTATTACAGCCTTACGCCGGATGAGATGGAGCGCGAGCTGCATCATTACGCTAAGCAGCTGCTGGAGGCCAACAAGGTAGGAGAGGCCTGGCAGGTATTGCTCAGCGCGTAG
- a CDS encoding fumarylacetoacetate hydrolase family protein: MKLVSYLREETDQLAILVDGQLYNTQELHPDLPNNMGMFLMMWEDVIDVARQADASLKAGKHPGTAKGIPVESVQLLSPVPFPTSCRDGYAFRQHVAAARRNRKVEMIPEFDQYPIFYFTNHNAIQGPGDIHCMPDHFDKLDFELEAAIVICKAGRNITAAEADDYIGGYMIMNDMSARTLQMEEMKLNLGPAKGKDFSTVIGPMLVTPDELEEFLVPAKPGHTGNNYNLKMTCKVNGIQVSEGNMGDMDWTFAEIVERCAYGVNIMPGDVIGSGTVGTGCFLELNGTGKLNDPNYTEQWLQPGDVVEMEIEGLGTLTNTIVKEDTDFSILALKKNV, from the coding sequence ATGAAACTTGTAAGTTATTTAAGAGAGGAAACAGACCAGCTGGCCATCCTTGTTGACGGACAGTTGTACAACACCCAGGAGTTGCATCCGGACCTGCCCAATAACATGGGAATGTTCCTGATGATGTGGGAAGACGTGATCGACGTGGCCCGGCAGGCTGACGCCAGCCTGAAAGCAGGCAAACATCCGGGCACCGCCAAAGGTATCCCCGTGGAAAGCGTACAGCTGCTGTCGCCGGTACCATTCCCCACTTCCTGCCGCGATGGCTATGCTTTCCGGCAACATGTGGCTGCTGCCCGGAGAAACCGCAAAGTAGAGATGATCCCGGAATTTGATCAGTACCCGATCTTCTATTTTACCAATCACAATGCTATCCAGGGTCCCGGCGATATTCACTGTATGCCGGACCACTTCGACAAACTGGACTTTGAACTGGAAGCAGCTATCGTGATCTGCAAAGCAGGCCGGAATATCACCGCAGCAGAAGCGGATGACTACATCGGCGGTTATATGATCATGAACGATATGAGCGCACGCACGCTGCAGATGGAAGAGATGAAACTCAACCTGGGCCCCGCCAAGGGCAAGGACTTCAGTACCGTGATAGGCCCCATGCTGGTAACGCCGGACGAACTGGAGGAGTTCCTGGTACCCGCCAAACCCGGACATACCGGTAATAACTACAACCTGAAGATGACCTGCAAAGTCAATGGCATACAGGTCAGCGAAGGCAATATGGGCGACATGGACTGGACGTTTGCGGAGATCGTGGAACGTTGCGCTTATGGCGTCAACATCATGCCCGGCGATGTGATCGGCAGCGGCACCGTAGGCACCGGCTGTTTCCTGGAGCTGAACGGCACCGGCAAACTCAACGACCCCAATTACACCGAACAATGGCTGCAACCCGGCGATGTGGTAGAGATGGAGATAGAAGGACTGGGCACACTTACCAACACCATCGTTAAAGAAGACACTGACTTCTCTATACTGGCACTTAAGAAAAACGTATAG
- a CDS encoding serine hydrolase: MMRHCLLLLLCGCLSLVQAQPRTDTLLKNMFDREATPLLRHMLQHPDSFRYQLIYTRIDRDANNQPHFTHYYLNVDADQYFNPASTVKLPIALLALEKMRELKVRGLDGNTTMLTDSSGSGQLTVHTDSTAKSGLPSINHYIKRIFLISDNDAYNRLYEFVGQQSIHERLWKKGYKDVRIVRRFMPLSEEENRHTGAIRFVKNGKTLYSQPPAVSRLSYDYSRNIRIGAGYMDKNEHLVSEPMDFTKHNNLPLQCLQQMLQSVIFPQSVPAAQRFRITPQDYRFLYRYMSEYPSESTDPVYDTTEYFDSYTKFFLFKGAGRHIPSNMRVFNKTGWSYGFLTDAAYIVDFEHNIEFMLTGTVYVNRDGILNDDKYEYEGEGYPFFRDAGNIIYRYELQRQRAYQPDLKAFRIDYRQ; this comes from the coding sequence ATGATGCGTCACTGTTTGCTGTTACTGCTTTGCGGTTGCCTGTCGCTGGTACAGGCGCAGCCCCGTACAGATACCCTGCTGAAAAACATGTTCGACCGTGAGGCTACCCCGCTGCTGCGGCATATGCTGCAACATCCCGATTCTTTCCGGTATCAGCTGATTTATACCCGGATTGACCGCGATGCCAATAACCAGCCGCATTTCACGCATTATTATCTCAACGTGGACGCGGACCAGTATTTTAACCCGGCCAGTACGGTGAAGCTGCCCATTGCCCTGCTGGCGCTGGAGAAAATGAGGGAACTCAAGGTCCGCGGCCTGGACGGCAACACCACCATGCTGACCGACAGCAGCGGAAGCGGACAGTTAACCGTGCATACAGACAGTACGGCCAAAAGCGGGCTGCCTTCGATCAACCATTACATCAAACGGATTTTCCTGATCAGTGACAACGACGCCTATAACCGTTTGTATGAATTCGTAGGGCAACAGTCCATCCATGAAAGGCTCTGGAAAAAAGGCTATAAGGATGTGCGTATCGTGCGGCGGTTTATGCCGTTGTCTGAAGAAGAAAACAGGCACACCGGCGCTATCCGGTTTGTAAAAAACGGGAAGACGCTGTACAGCCAGCCGCCGGCCGTGAGCCGGCTGTCTTACGACTATAGCAGAAACATCCGGATAGGAGCGGGTTATATGGATAAAAACGAGCACCTGGTATCTGAGCCGATGGATTTCACAAAGCATAACAACCTGCCGTTGCAATGCCTGCAACAGATGCTGCAATCGGTGATTTTCCCGCAGTCGGTGCCGGCGGCGCAACGTTTCCGGATAACCCCGCAGGATTACCGGTTCCTGTACCGGTATATGTCCGAATACCCTTCTGAAAGCACAGATCCCGTTTATGACACCACTGAATACTTTGACAGCTATACGAAGTTTTTCCTTTTTAAAGGCGCCGGCCGCCACATCCCGTCCAATATGCGGGTGTTCAATAAAACGGGCTGGTCTTACGGCTTTTTGACAGATGCGGCTTACATCGTTGATTTTGAGCATAATATTGAGTTTATGCTCACCGGAACGGTGTATGTGAACCGGGACGGTATTTTAAATGATGATAAATACGAATATGAAGGGGAAGGATATCCTTTTTTCCGGGATGCCGGCAATATTATTTACCGGTATGAGCTGCAACGGCAACGGGCCTACCAACCGGACCTGAAGGCATTCCGGATCGATTACAGGCAGTAG
- a CDS encoding sterol desaturase family protein: protein MKFEKIKNKGQARLFESQYLEMLTKTHPLVIWGMYLPIIGYMLYYSHDTLGFEVSTVISIFIGAMLFWSFFEYIMHRFIFHFASDSPKVQRFIYVMHGNHHEYPRDKQRLFMPPVPSLILASAIFGSQYIFLRQYTFMFFPGFLLGYLIYGSMHYAIHAWNPPFKFMKPLWRNHHLHHYKSEDKGFGVSSAFWDRVFGTFFDLDKEKEDKEKVKELMF from the coding sequence ATGAAATTTGAAAAGATTAAGAACAAAGGACAGGCAAGATTATTTGAAAGCCAGTACCTCGAGATGCTGACCAAGACGCATCCCCTGGTGATCTGGGGAATGTATTTGCCCATTATTGGCTATATGCTTTATTATAGCCATGACACGTTAGGCTTTGAAGTAAGCACGGTGATATCGATATTCATAGGCGCGATGTTATTCTGGTCGTTCTTCGAGTATATCATGCACCGGTTTATTTTCCACTTTGCCAGCGACAGTCCGAAAGTGCAGCGTTTTATTTACGTGATGCACGGTAACCATCACGAATATCCGAGAGACAAACAGCGTTTGTTTATGCCGCCGGTGCCCAGTCTGATCCTGGCCTCTGCGATCTTTGGCAGCCAGTATATTTTCCTGCGGCAGTATACTTTCATGTTTTTCCCCGGTTTCCTGCTGGGTTATCTGATTTATGGCAGCATGCACTACGCTATCCACGCCTGGAACCCGCCTTTTAAATTCATGAAGCCGCTGTGGCGTAATCACCACCTGCATCACTACAAAAGCGAGGATAAAGGCTTTGGTGTAAGTTCAGCTTTCTGGGACCGGGTATTCGGCACTTTCTTTGACCTGGACAAGGAGAAGGAAGACAAAGAGAAAGTAAAGGAGCTCATGTTTTAA
- a CDS encoding DUF6263 family protein: MKKLLGAIATFLTLSFTTQAQDYMSINYSFNKGEQFELEQKSRTETYTTINEAQQRVTRDYNNIITIDVTDVIPGKATLTFRYKELRFNFNAKNQNIFVDAKVSKPDEPFQAGLQKLLDQPFTVELQSTGVITKIDGLDNLLDNAAAAFSSLKKDEQEAYKKLMKDQFGTDAFRAWLEQLLIMYPAHGIKTGTQWEESVPLRGGLVGRIDLYWNLQTWDTQTAKIGGTSKINTDKVQMLTLDDDIKATAEISGTTSSNYLVMRSSGMPSICVQNTEMNGNYTYKVNKAKGIKRDLKVPVKVVTNASYKIKQMK, translated from the coding sequence ATGAAAAAATTATTGGGCGCCATTGCTACCTTCCTGACATTGTCCTTCACCACGCAGGCGCAGGACTACATGTCAATCAACTACAGCTTTAACAAGGGAGAACAGTTTGAACTGGAACAGAAAAGCCGTACGGAAACCTATACCACCATTAACGAAGCACAGCAAAGGGTTACCCGCGATTATAACAATATTATTACCATCGATGTCACCGATGTGATACCCGGCAAAGCCACACTGACGTTCCGGTATAAAGAACTGCGATTCAACTTCAACGCTAAAAATCAGAATATCTTTGTGGACGCCAAAGTGAGCAAACCGGACGAACCTTTTCAGGCCGGCCTGCAGAAACTGCTGGACCAGCCTTTTACCGTGGAACTGCAAAGCACCGGCGTCATCACAAAAATCGACGGCCTCGACAACCTGCTGGACAACGCTGCCGCCGCCTTCAGCTCCCTGAAAAAAGACGAACAGGAAGCCTATAAAAAACTCATGAAAGACCAGTTCGGCACCGACGCCTTCCGCGCCTGGCTGGAACAGTTGCTGATCATGTATCCAGCCCACGGCATCAAAACCGGCACCCAATGGGAAGAAAGCGTTCCCCTTCGCGGCGGCCTCGTTGGCAGGATAGATCTCTACTGGAACCTTCAAACCTGGGACACCCAGACCGCTAAAATCGGTGGCACCTCCAAAATAAACACCGATAAAGTGCAAATGCTCACCCTCGACGACGATATCAAGGCTACCGCCGAAATCAGCGGCACCACCTCCTCCAATTACCTGGTGATGCGCAGCAGCGGCATGCCCAGCATCTGCGTACAGAATACTGAAATGAACGGCAACTACACCTACAAAGTGAATAAGGCCAAAGGCATTAAACGCGACCTGAAAGTGCCGGTGAAAGTAGTCACCAACGCTTCCTACAAAATCAAACAGATGAAATAA
- a CDS encoding TIGR02757 family protein yields the protein MKIQQLKDFLNAKAATYNHPDFIANDPICIPHRFSELQDIEIAGLFAAILAWGNRTSIINKCTELMRHMDNAPYDYIRNHDPRDRMKLMTFCHRTFNGVDLLYFVEFLQHYYTNITSLEFAFSGHLSPQDENVEKALTGFHKMFFSLEHPARTEKHISSPAKHSACKRLNMYLRWMVRKDENGVDFGLWQHISPSQLVCPLDVHVSRVATRLGLISDAKSDWKTAVALTHELKKLDPDDPAKYDFALFGLGVIEKYV from the coding sequence ATGAAGATCCAACAACTGAAGGACTTCCTGAATGCGAAAGCGGCAACCTATAATCATCCGGATTTCATTGCAAATGACCCCATTTGCATCCCGCACCGCTTCAGCGAACTGCAGGACATAGAAATAGCCGGCCTCTTTGCCGCCATACTGGCCTGGGGCAACCGTACCAGCATCATCAACAAATGCACGGAACTGATGCGGCATATGGACAACGCGCCCTATGACTACATCCGCAATCACGACCCGCGCGACCGCATGAAGCTGATGACCTTCTGCCACCGGACTTTTAACGGTGTGGACCTCCTGTATTTTGTGGAATTCCTCCAGCATTACTATACCAACATTACCTCCCTCGAATTCGCCTTCAGCGGCCACCTCAGCCCACAGGACGAAAACGTTGAAAAAGCCCTTACCGGCTTCCATAAAATGTTCTTCTCCCTCGAGCACCCCGCCCGTACAGAAAAACATATCTCTTCTCCCGCCAAACATTCCGCGTGCAAACGATTGAACATGTATTTACGCTGGATGGTGCGAAAAGATGAAAATGGCGTGGATTTTGGGCTGTGGCAACATATTTCACCATCACAACTGGTATGCCCCCTGGATGTTCACGTAAGCCGCGTGGCCACCAGGCTGGGATTGATATCAGACGCGAAGTCAGACTGGAAAACTGCCGTAGCGCTCACCCATGAGCTCAAAAAGCTGGACCCGGACGACCCGGCCAAATACGACTTCGCCCTGTTTGGATTAGGTGTGATTGAAAAGTATGTTTGA